The Toxorhynchites rutilus septentrionalis strain SRP chromosome 3, ASM2978413v1, whole genome shotgun sequence genome includes a region encoding these proteins:
- the LOC129774413 gene encoding poly(A) polymerase type 3-like, giving the protein MAHRIPTIINGKASIVSIPSVTKPSRKTFGLTKPLNVALPTPADLQKSDELYETLRSRNSMENYAELSHRETVLAKIDALVEQWVHDLSISRGMASDQARNLGGRIYPFGSYRLGVHDKGSDMDLLCVVPRNIARTDFFSSFLHLLKTHPEATSCLAVQEAYVPVIKTKFDGLDIDLLFARLTLARIPRDLNLREGMQLKNLDEQSVRSVNGYKINEELLDLVPNVETFQLALRAIKLWAKPNGVYSNVLGYFGGVSCAILVARVCQLYPNAAAATIVNKFFLIYSNWNWPQPVLLNKPDDLKLGFPEWNSNPRAGQHLMPIITPVYPQQNSVYNVSQSTITIIREALMQGFKVTENIMVDKASWSDLFRGPSFFMKYQHFLVVMASSTNPSDQLMWCGLVQSRLRHLTLNLEYNRLVRLSQVHTKCYEEDEQNCAERMKDKEAGVMSDICTIFDICIWFVGLKFEKHLNIHPDLTEAIYDFTNGVYNNNIYRDGCQVEVRQIKQNQLAEYLDKQLLRKEFSRYSDDQSVSSSTGESSEISGKRSPNEELRGHTTKKQRTISGASR; this is encoded by the coding sequence atggcaCATCGCATTCCGACAATAATCAATGGGAAGGCGTCCATCGTTAGCATTCCATCGGTTACAAAACCTAGTCGTAAGACCTTTGGGTTgaccaaacctctcaatgtggCGCTTCCAACTCCAGCGGACCTTCAAAAGTCCGACGAATTATACGAAACGTTGAGGTCACGCAATTCGATGGAGAATTATGCAGAGCTGAGCCATCGTGAGACAGTGCTGGCTAAAATTGACGCACTGGTTGAGCAGTGGGTGCACGACTTGTCGATTTCGAGAGGTATGGCTTCTGACCAAGCGAGGAATCTTGGGGGACGAATATACCCCTTTGGTTCGTATCGACTGGGTGTTCACGATAAGGGTTCCGATATGGACTTACTGTGTGTCGTTCCACGCAACATTGCCCGTACAGACTTCTTCAGTTCTTTTCTGCATCTTCTCAAAACACACCCGGAGGCAACTAGTTGTCTAGCAGTGCAAGAAGCCTATGTGCCTGTAATAAAAACAAAGTTTGACGGGTTGGATATAGACCTACTGTTCGCGCGCTTGACTCTTGCGCGAATTCCCCGTGATCTCAACCTACGCGAAGGGATGCAGCTCAAAAATTTGGATGAACAATCAGTGCGAAGTGTGAATGGCTACAAGATAAACGAGGAGTTGTTGGATCTTGTGCCCAACGTCGAAACCTTCCAACTGGCTCTACGAGCTATCAAACTGTGGGCAAAACCTAACGGAGTCTACTCAAATGTACTAGGGTATTTCGGAGGAGTATCCTGTGCTATACTCGTGGCAAGGGTCTGCCAATTATATCCCAATGCGGCTGCAGCTACAATCGTGAATAAATTCTTTCTAATATACTCCAACTGGAACTGGCCCCAGCCAGTCCTGCTGAACAAACCCGACGATCTCAAACTCGGGTTTCCGGAATGGAACTCCAATCCACGTGCCGGACAACATTTAATGCCGATCATCACTCCAGTCTATCCACAACAGAACTCCGTATACAATGTGTCTCAATCGACAATCACAATTATCAGAGAGGCGCTCATGCAAGGGTTCAAGGTAACCGAGAATATCATGGTAGACAAGGCTAGCTGGAGTGATCTGTTCAGAGGCCCTAGCTTTTTCATGAAATATCAGCACTTTTTGGTGGTGATGGCGAGTTCGACGAACCCCAGCGACCAACTGATGTGGTGCGGACTCGTGCAATCCAGACTTAGGCATCTAACATTGAATTTAGAATACAATCGACTCGTTCGATTGTCACAGGTCCACACCAAGTGCTACGAAGAAGACGAGCAAAATTGTGCAGAACGGATGAAGGACAAGGAAGCTGGTGTGATGTCCGATATTTGTAcgatatttgatatttgtatCTGGTTCGTAGGGCTGAAGTTTGAAAAACACCTCAATATCCATCCGGATCTAACAGAAGCCATTTATGATTTTACCAATGGAGTGTACAACAATAATATATATAGAGACGGATGTCAAGTTGAGGTGCGACAAATTAAGCAGAATCAACTGGCCGAATATCTCGACAAACAGTTGCTACGAAAAGAATTTTCGAGATATTCCGATGATCAATCGGTGTCATCTTCAACTGGAGAAAGCAGCGAAATATCTGGAAAGCGGTCTCCAAATGAAGAACTTCGTGGACACACTACTAAGAAGCAAAGGACTATTTCGGGTGCCAGTCGATAG